AATCTTCTTATCAACTGGTTACATCTGTTTGATTGTGTGGTTAGCTGatctaaaagtttaaaatattgaaaGGAGGTAAATTTATTCATTTGTTTCGCTTAACCTGCAAGCATGCTTCCTAACGTGTAAGGCttgattctttttctttccccacacacatgaaaattatttttaataaatagatAGCAGTGAGACTTGAAAACCTTCACTTAATCTGATGGTATGTTTTATTGTGTGATTGCTAAAGTTTAAGTTGTTAGACACGAGAcacttatttttctattttgggtCTGCAACAATACCAAACTAATCTAGTTGGTAGATCAAAAGTTTTAAGTTGATGAAAAGTTACCATAGTGAATCAAATGGTGGTGACCCTTACACCTCCACCATCTTCTTAAAGGGCCAAGGTATTTCATTAGTGGGTCATAAAGTATGTATATGGCACTTAAATATGCAAACACCTCTTTTTGATTAACAAGAAAGGTTTATAGAAACACAGTAAATAAGCTCATTAACTTAAAATTGATGATTAATGTGGAACACTGTTATCCATTAACTTACTTCTAGTAATATCAAAGAATTATTACGAACAAGCAAAAGATGAAAAAGAGACTTACAAGGGCAATTCACATGTCAATCCGTCAAATAACAATTGATTGGCACCAACTATGAAATTTAAGAACTTTAATGCCCAAAAATCTTCAGCTGACTCAACATAAACTTTTACCTTTTTGATCACCTGCACACATTCAAACTCACAGTAAGGTAAGAAcagaaaatctgaaaaataaGAATACACTAAAAGAATCACTTTGAAAATGGAAATGTTTAAGCATATAGAAACATTGGAATTTGGCATAAGTCTTGATATTATCTCTTCATCTCCCTTCACCAAAGGGACATACAGAACAATACGAAATATATGTCATGTCAAAGTACTTCTGCCTTAATCACTCGTACtgagatatttaaaattaaaaaaaaatggatgaCTAAACTCTCTATAGGGAATACCTCTTCTTCGAGTTCTTCATGACGAATGCTACCAGCTTTCATAGCTTTGGTCTTTTCTGGTTTGCCACAAAGAAGAGTATACTCCATCTTTTTTTCACACCATTCCTGAAGGCAACTTGCGATTATGAGGATAAACAATCagtaaaatcatgttttaggggAACTTTCTCCTCGCACAATGACTTGCAAATATAAACAAAACAAATGCAGAACACAAGAATATGATGAAAAAGAACGTTTACATCAGAAAGGCTCAATCAAGTACTTCCATTTGCACTAGCCAAACtctcaaattaaatatatagaaTAGTTCTATCCCTAGTACTGGATCTCTGTAGGGTACCTAGAAAGAAAGTTTATCCACAATGAGAGGGTATTGAAGAGAAACCaaataagataaattaaaaaCTACAAGTTCAAGAATTCGAGGAAGTCCAGCAACTCATATTGGTCAATGCCCAACAGCACTGATCTGCTTCCTGAGACTGAAAGAACAACAAAATCAAAGTTGTTACTGAGAAATATTGAAATTGAGACATATGGTCTGTTGAATTGAGTCAATTGACCGTCTTATCTAAAAAGTTTAAGTTGTTAGAAAAAACACcacttttatttacttaattatatcttCAACACGCCCTCTCACATGTAGGCctgattttcttttttgtggGACAAGCACCTGAAAATTCCTTTTGATAATGGGTGATGGTAAGACTCAAATCCAGACCTCTTCCTACTCTGATACTGGGTTGAATAATGTGACTATCCCATCTAAAAACTTAAGTCATTAGAGAGAACATCATTTTTACTTCTTAGTTATTTCTTCTACATGGTCAATGGATTCAACATATTCTAGAAATGTTACAAAAGTCCCTTCTCGCTGCAGTAGATGCACAATGAACCAGCTAGAAGTTTAATAAGCCATTAGTCTGATGTAGATTCAAAATCTTGCAGTCTCACGCAATATCTCAATCAATTCTATAAGGAAATACATCTTTTGCACTAAACATCATACTACATCCTAGAACTTAATAATAAATCAGATGAGTAATCTTACTTCAGCCCGCTCCATCTCAATACTCAAGTCTGTCCGTGAAACAATTCAAATAACATGTCCAACCAATATCTATCTACCGTCAAGGTGACTAGAGATGAACTCaaagaaaatatcaaacaaaaaattactccttttgtctcaatttatataaaactCTTTACACTCTATAACATCCCAAATTGTTTGAACACCGGTTGATCTCTATACAAATTTATCACaacttcaataattcaagttcATTAGACTATTCaaatgttgaactctatcaaATTAACTTTCACACTTTTACTTTGATTTCTTCGCCCATTATGCTACTCTAAGAAAGGAAGTCAAATTAATATCTTAAACTATATAATCAATCAAATAACATCATATAAGGTAGGAAATCTGATGTTAATATGCCCTCATGTTCAAAGAAACAATTCAGCGAGCAATTCGAATTTCCTCTAAACATTCAAACAATAGAACATCAGGAAACCGCAGTTTTTTCAAACTACTACACCAAAAGGCACCAAAACTGTAACACTACTACACCTAATTGTATTATTGTTAAGATTCATACATTCACAAACCATACGAAAAGTACTATGagtttaaattttgtattaCTGATCGAATTTTACACAATCTCGAAAAAacgtcacataaattgggacgtAGTGAGTATATAGTTTAGAAATTCATACTGTGGCAGTAATATCAGTAACAGCCAATCCTCTTTTCCTCCGATACCGACTCAACAACGAGGCGACAACTCTATTCCTCTTCTGACTACTCATTAACCTTCCAGAATCTTCTACATCAATCACTAACGGATCACTTTGCGAAGAACAACCCGAAAAACTCCGTTTCGATAACAGAGTAATCGACTTTATCGACCTAACGTTGTTCGGGAAATGCGCCGACGATGAAGAAGCACGTAACGGTGATGAAATCACAGATCGCGTGGCTGCGAAGGCAGCTTCGATTAACGCCATTTCTTCGTCACTGATGATCTCTAATGGAATCTCGGGAACTGTGTTGTTATGGTTTTGTGATGTTTGTTCTTCTATGGGAGGGGTGTAACTCGGTGATTGTGACTCAGTCAGCTCCGGCGAGTTGGCAGCGAGTCGCGGCATGTGACCGTTGGGAACGGCAGAAATGGAGGATCGAGGGATAATGGAgtgcaattatttttttgtatgaaCGTCGGTCAACTAAATTTCAAAAGAAGACTCCAAATTTAAAAAACTCAATTTGCCAAAATTACCCCATCTTGTTGGTCTGGGCTTTAGGAAGAATACATCAGTTACTTCCAAAGCATGTATTGATTAAGTACAATTATATTGCTCATTTCAAGTCCGATCGCAtctatttttttcctaaaaaaatacttgtttgATCAGGTAGCATCCGTTGTTAGCTATGTATACTGAATGAAAATTATAGTTTagcaaattaaataattaattaatagtttGCTTAGAAATTGCTGCAAATTAATTGTGACAGCTATAACTACGGGAGTCAAGAAAATCATAACTACGAGAGTCAAGAATGAGTTTGGTCTTTTAATTGATGGGGTGGGATGCTTATGTAGAAATCTTACGTGGCGTGAATTAATACACATAGGATGCCACATTTCATTCCGTCAAACAGAAGAGTAGAAGTGAGCTAATAATATGACGTGAAAGGTATTTTTGAGTCAATAGTATGAAGGGAAAGGTATATGTGCTCTATTTCAAATAGCTGAAGGataattttgacccttttctgtttaaaaaataatcaaaaatatatCTGAACTATCATATTTTAGTGATTTTACTATTTGAACTcttaagtatttttattttctatatcaattatcatgaattatttatcaaaatatatttcccTATTAATCTGATTATGCGTGATGTATActctctttttaaatttttaaataatgatGTCAAATGGCACTCCATGTgaataattaaagaaattaattaaaaatttaagagATTATAGtcaaaaacatatatttttttataaattttctaCCTGTTTATGCTTCCTATCTAAATTattactaattatttttatcataccaCATCTCGAATGAATGAATCAATTGTCATATGGATggaattttatgaataaattaaATTGTCATGCACTTTTTGACCATTATAGTTAAATACTTGATctaattaaattcaagaaatatttaataaataattagtgATAGCTcatatatgataaataattaggaatagctcatatATGAAACTCatacaaaaaattaatatttcataTACGTGTCTGAccattactttttttaaaaatcttaaaaAAGACCTGACTGTTGTCAAATATACTAGTTTGacaacaaaaagagaaaaatagtaACAGAAAAGTTAATGAAGAGAGACAGAGAGGAAAATTGTGTGTATGTATCTGTGTTCTATCTTTTCTTCTATCTTTCGTATGTTATTTCATTGCCAACATTGGTAATTTATAGGCAAAGTGGGAGATGAATTGTAGTGGCAATTGGACCACTATAAGTGTTGCTCATACAAAAGGATTCCACTATTATAAAGTGGACATCCATTATTATAACCTAACActccccttggatgtccatgtaTAATGTGCCGCTATAAAAACATtttacaagaaataaaatacatagttattgtgtctcgttaaaaacCTTcctaggaaaaacccagtgggaaaaaaaacttagtgaaggaaaaaaaaatacacacatatggtaatacgccttgaatgctgcctcattaaaaaccttaccaggaaaacccagtgggacaaaaccttggttaaggaaaaaagagtgcagcgcgtattttactccccctgatgaaagcttcatttgatattttggagacggcgcattccaactttatatcttaatttctcaaaagttgatgtagataatgcctttgtgaataaatctgcaagattatcacttgaacgaacttgttgtacatcaatatcaccattcttctgaagatcatgtgtgaagaataattttggtgaaatatgtttcgttctgtctccttttatgaagccacctttcaattgagctatgcacgcggcattgtcttcgaatataattgtgggtattttgacattattttctaggccacatttttctttgatgaactgtatcatcgatctcaaccacacacattctctacttgcttcgtgaattgctattatttcagcatggtttgaagaagtagcaacaatggactgctttgtagatcgccatgatatagcagttcctccgtgggtaaatagatagcctgtttgagatcgggctttatgtgggtccgataaataacctgcatctgcataaccaataaggtctgcgcaacctttgttagtataaaacaaacccatatcaatcgtacccttcaggtatcgcaaaatgtgtttgataccgttccaatgccttcgcgttggggaagaactataccttgctagcaaattaacagaaaatgttatatcaggcctagttgcgttagcaagatacataagtgcaccaatagcactgagatatggtacttcaggaccaagaatttcttcatcctcttctagaggtcgaaattgatctttttctacttcaagtgatcgaacaaccattggagtacttaatggatgtgctttgtccatgtaaaatctttttaagattttctcagtgtaggcagattgatggacaaaaactccgtctgctaaatgttcaatttgtagacctagacaaagttttgtctttccaaggtctttcatttcaaattctttctttagatattcaattgccttttggacctcttcaggggttccaatgagatttatgtcatcaacataaacggcgagtataacaaactctgattccattttcttaataaaaacacatggacaaataacatcattaatataaccttcatttattaagtactcacttaggcgattataccacatacgccctgattgtttcagaccatataatgatctttcgagttttattgagtatacttccCGAGACTTTATACAtgtttcaggcaattttaatccttctaggattttcatgtaaatttcattatcaagtgaaccataaaggtaagctgtaaccacatccattaggtgtatttcaagatttttatgtacagctaaactgatgagatatcgaaatgttattccatccataaccggtgaatatgtttcttcatagttgactccgggtctttgagagaatccttgtgcaacaaggcgtgccttatatcttacaatttcatttctctcatttcgttttctaaaaaaaacccatttataaccaactggttttacaccttcaggggtttggactacaggtccaaaaacctcacgtttagcaagtgagtctaattctgattgaattgccttttgccattctggccaatcacatctacgtcgacaatcttcgacggatttaggttcaagactttcactatcttgcatgaggttaattgcaacattatacgcaaaaacattatccaccgtaatttttgatcgatttaaatttatctcatcaccggtagaacttattgaaagttcttcattcacttgagtatcgggttcactgatttcttcaggaatatcaggattactcaaaccttgaccttcttcaggaagttcctgtgtagtatcatctttattatttcttacgcttctttttctaggatttttatcctttgaacccataggtctaccacgcttctggcgtgtttgagattcagaagctatgatacttgtagatggtccttttgggacatcaattcgtataggtacattcactgcagagatatgtgacttagttatccgtttcaaatcagtaaatgcatctggcatttgatttgctattttctgtaagtggatgatcttctggacctcctgctcacatgtgcgggtgcgtggatcaaaatgtgatagtgatgaaactttccacgcaatttcttttctttttcgggttcctttttctctccccctaatggcgggaaaattgtttcatcaaaccgacaatctgcaaatcgagcagtgaataaatctccagtcaacggttcaaggtatcgaattatggagggtgagtcaaacccaacatatatacccaatcttcgttgagggcccatttttgtacgttgtggtggtgttACAGGCatgtataccgcacaaccaaaaattcttaaatgggctatatttggttcatgaccaaatactaattgtgacggagagtatttattataatgagtCGGtttgagacgtacaagtgctgctgcatgtaagatagcatgaccccaaacagtaattggcaattttgttttcattagtagaggtcttgctattaattgtaggctcttaataaatgactctgcaaggccattttgagtatgaacatgagcaacaggatgttcaatttttatcccaattgataaacaataatcattaaatgcttgggatgtaaattctccagcattatcaaggcgaatggccttaattgaataatctgggaattgcgctctcaatcttattatttgtgttaacaatttcgcaaacgccaggttgcgagatgataataagcacacatgagaccatctagatgatgcatctattaggaccataaaatatctaaacaatccactaggtggatgaataggtccacatatatctccatgtatacgctctaaaaagccaggagattcgatgccaaccttcagggtcgatggtctggcaattaatttgccttgataacaagcagcacatgaaaattcatcatttgtaagaatcttctggttctttaacggatgtccagttgaattttcaagaattcgtctcatcattattgatccaggatgacctattcgatcatgccatagcacaaatatatttggatcagtaaacttctggtttacgatcatatttgcttcaattgcactaatttttgcataatataggccagatgacagagttgataatttttccaaaatatatttctggcctgagacactcttggttataccaagatattcaatattcatttcatttaatgtctcaacatgatatccatttctgcggatatctttaaaacttaacaagtttcttggggatttagaagaaaatagtgcatcttctataacaatttttgttcccttaggcagaattatagtagctcttccggagccttctatcattttttaattgccagaaattgtagtaacattagcttttcttctaagtaaattggaaaaatatttctcgtctttaaatatagcatgggttgttccactatcaattacacaaatatcctcgtgatttatcattgatccaaacaagatttgaggcattttcatattttcttcacaaagaaaaaaagtaaatattataattaatacataatttattatacaaaattttattttattatatgaatctagaaaaatacaaacataatatttaatacatacaacaacagagagaattgtttaaatattatcgggcttatcaacattcatatttacttctggaaaattaaagaaatcagctacatccagatgcattggctcaatattgtcctcagagataaaatttgtctctggattattttctgccctctttaacgatgcctgatatagctgaaccaagcgttttgatgaccggcaaatccgcgaccagtgccccacacctccacatctatgacatattgtttctgaaagtaaatattataattaatacataatttattatacaaaattttattttatt
This region of Solanum dulcamara chromosome 9, daSolDulc1.2, whole genome shotgun sequence genomic DNA includes:
- the LOC129903463 gene encoding exonuclease V, chloroplastic — encoded protein: MPRLAANSPELTESQSPSYTPPIEEQTSQNHNNTVPEIPLEIISDEEMALIEAAFAATRSVISSPLRASSSSAHFPNNVRSIKSITLLSKRSFSGCSSQSDPLVIDVEDSGRLMSSQKRNRVVASLLSRYRRKRGLAVTDITATEWCEKKMEYTLLCGKPEKTKAMKAGSIRHEELEEEVIKKVKVYVESAEDFWALKFLNFIVGANQLLFDGLTCELPLVGFAEGVWMVGVIDEIRMPEGQSDAYPMLVDTKTRVEASLPLEPQRRNGRLQLMCYKHLWDSLVADDFPSRQFFEFFSLNPNHILSAQIREHTAKCGFAAETLTDMLRYSRNTWCMLPPAHEQLLLRYELQKDQSLLGEDQFEYDLHWVKGQITSSLEVWRGEREASYTSEDERWKCRYCKFASECPASKSGSPRRKDTEG